The Helianthus annuus cultivar XRQ/B chromosome 15, HanXRQr2.0-SUNRISE, whole genome shotgun sequence genomic sequence CAAAACCCTAAGACGTGTTATATCATGTTACATATTGTTGTGCTGTTATATTACATTGCGTGACGAATTGTCGGCTTATATCATTTTACATGGTGTTGTTAGCTAATTTGCTATTTTCCTAGCTTGGAATGATTTTTTAACTACAAAAAGTTGGGTGATGTACGGTAATCTCATTTTACTTTGAATTATGCAATAGGTGTTGGCCAAACCTGCACTTGTAAATGGAAGCAAATACCCTCAGCCATAAAACCCTTATGCATACGCATGTCGACGACAAAGCATACTACAAAGTAATAATTCATTTCTTTATACCAAATGATTAATCATCTCCCTATATAATTTAGAGGAAACACGTATATCATACGCACAAACAAAACCACTTTATACATGTGGGATCTTTAAATCTTTTAGCACACTATATAAATCCCTCCTTACCTCATCTTCTCATTCATCCTCCAACCACAACTTTAACCAAATTTGCTCCAACTTTCTTCACATTCTTAGCCATGCAAGAGAGTGACTTCCACTACCTACTCCCTTCAACCCAAAATCTTAACACAACACATTTACTCATGAACCTAAACACTCCAACAACCATCCCTTTCGACGTTAACATGTTCTCGAACTCAAACCCGTTCTACCAGCTTCAAGAACTTAATATGCCATCCCTATACTCAACTTCTGATGAAGCAGATGAGCAACAACTGAGTCTAATCAATGAGAGGAAGCGAAGGAGGATGATATCGAATAGAGAGTCCGCTCGCAGATCACGTATGCGCAAGCAGAAACACCTGGATGAACTTTGGTCACTGGTGGTTTGGCTCCGTAGTGAGAACCAACAACTTGTGGACAAACTGAATAGCTTCTCAGAGACTCATAACAAGGTGGTTCAAGAGAATACTCAGCTTAAAGAGGAAGTGACCGGATTACGCCAAATGGTCACTGATCATCCTACTTTAAACCATGGTTACATCGGAAATGAATCTTCAAACCACTCTGTGTCAAGCTCATCAGACTTTACTTAAACCAGACCCATAACTCGATTCTtctcttttttattatataattaaGTCACTTACTATGTATTATGTAGACAGTAAGATATCGTAGAGGGATGTAGTAAAATAGTACTCTTTTTATGTTACCAAACATTTGGATAAATAaaacttgcttggtggtatataaccgtatttatatatttattactGGATGGATGATATATATATTGTAGCATCTGGTCTCTCGTATCACCAATATTGCTTGCTTTGTCCCGATAGGTTATTCACTTAGGAACTCATGGATTTATTTTTGGTTGCTCGAATGAAGACTTTTGAGGATGTCACTCATCCTCGTTCCACCTTAGCATGCTTAATTGTGAAGTTTTTATCTGCTATGCGTTTGTGATTTAAGAGGCATAACATTACTTACGAACCAAAATCTCTCCTGCCATAACTAATGTGACATTTGTGTAGGGTGTTACAATGATCCATGTTAGTCTTCTCTGCATCGTTACAATCATCCCCTTAGGGAATCATCGTACTCGATGAGGTTTACCTTACCATCCCAAACAACACGGAAGTGACTCTGATATCATTTCTAGCATCCAGCGCTTTGCTCTCGATGGGTTACCCATCCAGGAACTAATGGATTTGTTTTTGGTTGCCCGAATGGAGACTTTGTAGGAGGTCACCCATCCTAGTACTACTTCCACTTGAATACGCTTAATTGTGGAGTTTTCATCTGCTCCACAACCAAGAACCCAAAATGAGTTGGTAATTTACTTGGCATGACATGTAATGAACCAAGAATTTCTCCTAGCTATAACCGATGTGGAATTTGCTTAGGTTGTTACAATAATCCATGTTAATCTTTTCTATATCGTTACATACATAATATAAGCCTGGCATCCAAGTTCAAATATGACTGTTGAAATGGCAAATCAAGAATTTGACAAGCTCGAATTTGACAGGCTCGGGTAATCTTTAAGAGCATAACACGTCTTTCAGGATTCCGAGATTATGAGATTATTAATactggattaggatcaaatacaaaggatcctaattgtaagaagtgtaagaaggatttatagagtgacaaatgtccaataacctaaaaaaaactcactacacaaaaaaaccccactacaaaaaaaaaaaaaaaccccttaaacatccaccaccaccaaaaacctaaacccccccccccaccacatcacccaccctaaaaaaaaatttatttatttatttatttatttatttttgtgccgagggggtggggggtttaggtttttgggtgggggtgagggtgggtgtttagttttttttagatttttttttaggtttttgggaggtggggggggggggttaggttgtttttaggtttttggggggtggggtgggggggggtttaggttttttggtgaggtatagtttttttttttgttttttttttttttttttttttgcggggggggggggggggggggggggggttaggtttttgggtggtggtggggtggggtgggggtgggtgtttaggtttttgatggtgatgtagtggttttagttttaggttattggacacttgtcactctataaatccttcttacacttcttacaattagaagtttttatagaataacttgaccctatTAATACTTAATACTACATTTAGCAAACGAAGGCGTTTTCACAAAGCTACTGTTCATGAACGAAAgaaattttattttagttttataattataattaatttagAAGATATTTCGTTTTTTCTCTTAATAGATGTTTTTAAGTTGTCAGTAGTAATGTACAAGTAATCGAAACATAAATATACGTGTTATCAAAACTACtttacatatttttatttttgttataataataatataatgtaATGCTTTAAAAAATCTTGAATATATCATTGCGACATGCTTATTTCTATCTACGTTTGGATTAAAGTTTTGTTTAAAATAGAACTGGTCAAATATAATTAAATATGAAGTTGTTTAAAAAAGGGTGTTTTTTATGCCAGGCTAGGTTATAACGAGTGTCGGTAACGTACCAGTGTCGTGACAAATCGAACATAATCGATTCCAACAGAATGACATCGGTAACGATATTATTACTATCAAAAGAGTTACTTGTATTTGTTTTTATGACTTTCAATCGATGTAAAACATGCATTATTATGGTTTTGGGCATATAACGATTTTACTTTTAGAGTTTTCTATTTCAATGCCATAATGAGTGCGAGTACCATACCTATATGCTAGACTCCTAGTGAAACAACTGATACTGTACAAATTCCGGTCGTAATACACGAAGAATTTCTTTAGTTCTATACatacactttatttaaaattttgagctCGAATACTTTATTTTATAgttctttctttttatttttaatttattctATAACTCTTTCTTTTCATTTTTAAACTATCACACTTTTCATCAACTTTTGACCTATGGTCATAAAATCTATTATGCCTATTACAACCAATCACATGAATTATTATTACTAAAATGCCTATTACAATCAATCACATGAATTATTATTACTACAAAAAGTTGAGTCGGAATTGCCACTTTTATATCCTCCTTTTGAGTATTCAAAATCACCATCATATCTGCTTGTTACGTAAAATTCTTAGGATAAACATCCCATACTTTCACTTATGTTACAAACTTCAAATGCCTGAAGAACGTTCTCCCAGTGTCTTATTTAGTTATTTGATTCTTAGCTTCTCTATAAGGGTGAAAGGAGTGGTCATCATCCATCATAATCCAACACACACCACACTCAATCATTTATTAGCACCTCACTTCATCGTATTTCACTCTATCACACttgcaatggtcatcactcactcttttcctttaatttttaaattaaaataaacttaagacAAATAATTAAAATTTGAATTAAACTTAAAAatgtacaacaaaaaaaaaactaaactacaAAAATTTATAACAAAAACAAACATTGCAAAAAAAAGAAGTTAAACTActgaataaaaaaacaagttagAAGTTACATGGTCGATTCCACTTCACACAGATTTCTCGTTTGCGTGTTATGAGAACCGAGCGATACGGTTCTTCGGCGTTTTCGTGTGATTGGCACAACACTTTCAAATCTTTATTCCTCTAGATCTCAACCAAGTGTTTAAGAATTTGTTCTTCTCGTTTTAACTTTGTATCCGCCAACAACTTGCGCCGTTCTCTGTTTTCTTCCATGTCCAACATTTTTGCCGACGTAAATTCATTCATGGCATCTACCCAACCTTCTTTCCCTGTGCTTGACGACTCGAAACTTGTTGCGGCGTTGTTGGTGTTGTGTCGTCATTTAAGTTGATGTTGGAAATGTTGCTTGATAATCCATCCATTGAAGTTGTGTAATATCTTGACTTGGACGTTTTTGATCTTTTTTGAGAACGTCCTCTACGAGTACCTGTTGGGCCATCAAGATCAATCAATGGAATGGGTACCCATTTGTCATGAGTCCTTGCAATTTCCAAAGCCTTCAAATAAATAAATTAGGTTTTCGTCGAATAAAGTCTTTGGTACTAGCTTAGGGCGGCTTGGATTACGTTCGCATCGTTCATCCCACTTGGTTGGTTGCGAACCTAATATGTACTAAAATATACAATTAATAATaagcaaatatatatattttatattttataaaataaaaaaagtaaaaaaaaataatatacctTTTCCAAGTAGCAAACATTAAATCGTCTCATTTTTCTATTTATATCCGTCCACTTGCCCGTCATTTGATTCATGCTCCGAGTAGTAGACCATGTAGTCTTCCAAAATGTGCGATAATTTATCTCCAAAAACGGTCTTGATGTTGTTTTCTGAAGTTTTTGTCCTCGCAAATATGTAAAAACGCCTTCACCAAGGCACACTCTTCATCTTCTGTCAAAGGTTGCCGTTTCTTGGTGGTTTCTTTCCCTTTGCCCCGTCCTCCACGACTAGCCTTAACATGTATTTCTTTATCCTCTAGTTCCTCATCTTCATCGGCTAGTGGTTCTTCTTCGTAGTATTCGTCCGAATCAGGATCACGAACTGGGTTATGATACAGACTGTTTTGTAGTGTGAGGTAGGCTCACGATATGCGAAACGGTTGACCATATGGTCATCCATAGGTGGGTTGGAAATAGGTGGCTCGTCGGGTGATAAAGTAAAATGATCGCTTGCGACTTGTGAGAAATGTTGTGGATAAAGTGGATACGGTTGGGTGGGTCTTGGTTTGGTGGGTATCGGTTCGTCTTGTAAATGAAACTTACCCGGTTCACCTAGATTAACAGGAATATACAGCCAAAACTTTTTTTGGTAGCTTACACTTTTTTATTTGAGCCTTCCATATAGTTTTTTGGTTGAAAATCGGATATTTTATTGTGTTTTGTAGAGGTATATATAAGGTAGATtatccttttttttctttttcttttataaaacaaAATCCCCAACACTAATAACGCTATTCAACAGCTAGAATTCCAAACCCCAACACTCTATCACTTATGTAACACCTGCGTCCCTAGAACTTTTAGatattgtcaattttagtccctaaaCTATATGGTCATTGATACTTTGATACTTGGTGAATTTTATGCTAAATCTAAATActtggaatgcctaaatctacatacttggaatgtctaaattcttgactcttgatactttggtgcttgactattgaggctcgtgaaacttgagacttggttgaacgagggactggagtcttgtcactggcggaaactaCGAAACTTACAATCTTTTGTGTTAATATTATAATGTAGTTATACTATTACCCAAtaaacgcaacgcttaatctaactcgcaaatcAAATCAAAGACGGTGAAACGGAAAAGATGGGATTGaccgagtggcaatccgatcggatgatcgAGCTGCCATCCGATCCGAGTGCACACCGCCTTCTCTCCTTCTCaccctataaataggcctgtcacatcaccattttcactgatgtgacagcctcactCGACCAGACGCACGCACTCCTCTTTTCTTCCATTTCTCGGCGATTCCGGTACGTTTTACACTAGATTCTTGAATATCTTtgatctacacatcattctctacgAGATCCTCCTTTGAAATctcacttttcaccatgaaatctcttggatttgagctcttgaaggtgatgtcatcatggctcagatctaaggaatttcatgcGTTTTTACACTAAAACTATGCTAGATCTAAACTTTTCAAGCTAAAACCTATGTTTATCTTCATCCTTTTCTTGAACTCTTACATAAAACGGTGAGATCCGGATCTAAACGGACTGTAGACTTGACTATTAGTCTGGAGTCGGCTTGGGAAAGGGATTGTTTCCGGAGAAGACGACCGGAGTACGGGTTCTGGCATAAGCACCATCACGGACAGATGACTGAacggactggggtgattcccacccgatcAGATCGGCTACACACTGATGTGCTTACCGTTGTCTCAATACGTACTATGTCGTTACTGTTTGACCAGAACCTTAGAAATTTTGCAAGTTTAGGAACGAGACAAGGATAACCCagtcgagtggcaatccgatcggatagccatccgatagAACAGCCACCCGACCAAGTAACTCTTGCCTCTTAACCTTGAACAACTTGATGCATTGAACCTTTGATCGTTGAGTGGcggtccgatcggatagccatcatcgaacagccatccgatcgaggCAACATTGGATTTTGGAACTTTTCAATACTTAGAACCTTTGAGACTTTGAATCTTGAAAATTGGATCgaatggcaacccgatcggatgacc encodes the following:
- the LOC110912463 gene encoding basic leucine zipper 43, with the protein product MQESDFHYLLPSTQNLNTTHLLMNLNTPTTIPFDVNMFSNSNPFYQLQELNMPSLYSTSDEADEQQLSLINERKRRRMISNRESARRSRMRKQKHLDELWSLVVWLRSENQQLVDKLNSFSETHNKVVQENTQLKEEVTGLRQMVTDHPTLNHGYIGNESSNHSVSSSSDFT